Proteins from one Bradyrhizobium roseum genomic window:
- the rdgB gene encoding RdgB/HAM1 family non-canonical purine NTP pyrophosphatase, with translation MHRQLTGRLVIATHNPGKLAEMRELLAPHGVEAVSAGELGLGEPEETGDTFRANAAIKAIAAANAAQLPAFADDSGLVVDALDGAPGIYSARWAGETKDFMAAMTRIERLLQERGATTPDKRKAHFVSALCVAWPDGHVEEVEARADGTLVWPPRGTAGFGYDPAFLPDGHDRTFGEMTSIEKHGLPPLGLGLSHRARAFVKLAEICLG, from the coding sequence CTGCATCGTCAACTCACCGGCCGCCTCGTGATCGCGACGCACAATCCCGGCAAGCTCGCCGAGATGCGGGAATTGCTGGCGCCGCACGGCGTCGAGGCGGTGTCGGCGGGCGAACTCGGGTTGGGCGAACCGGAGGAGACCGGCGACACGTTTCGCGCCAATGCGGCGATCAAGGCGATTGCCGCGGCGAATGCGGCGCAGCTTCCCGCTTTCGCCGACGATTCCGGCCTCGTGGTCGATGCGCTGGACGGCGCGCCCGGCATCTATTCGGCGCGCTGGGCCGGGGAGACCAAGGACTTCATGGCGGCGATGACGCGCATCGAGCGACTGCTGCAGGAACGCGGCGCCACCACGCCGGACAAGCGTAAGGCGCATTTCGTCTCGGCGCTGTGCGTCGCCTGGCCCGACGGCCATGTCGAGGAGGTCGAGGCCCGCGCCGATGGAACTTTGGTCTGGCCGCCGCGTGGCACCGCCGGTTTCGGCTATGATCCGGCGTTCCTGCCCGACGGGCACGACCGGACGTTTGGCGAGATGACCTCGATCGAAAAACACGGCCTGCCGCCGCTCGGGCTCGGCCTGTCGCACCGGGCGCGCGCCTTCGTCAAACTGGCGGAGATCTGCCTTGGCTAG
- the hemW gene encoding radical SAM family heme chaperone HemW: MASSKREAFGVYVHWPFCLSKCPYCDFNSHVRHAPIDEERFIRAFAREIETTAARAPDRTVTSIFLGGGTPSLMQPQTVGAILDSIGKHWRVAGNVEVTLEANPTSVEATRFRGYRTAGVNRVSLGVQALDDASLKALGRLHTAREALDAVAIARSAFDRYSFDLIYARPDQTPQMWADELKLAISEAAEHLSLYQLTIEEGTPFFGLHAAGKLKTPDEAVARALYDVTQDVCAHHGLPAYEISNHARPGAECQHNLVYWRGDEYAGIGPGAHGRLDIDGVRHALATEKRPEAWLMRVEANGHGVVTDDDLNSEERADEFLLMGLRLAEGIDPDRYAALSGRTLDPGRIAVLREEGAIVVDADGRLRVTKDGFPVLDAVVADLAA; the protein is encoded by the coding sequence TTGGCTAGCAGCAAGCGCGAAGCCTTCGGCGTCTACGTGCACTGGCCATTCTGCCTGTCGAAATGCCCGTACTGCGATTTCAACAGCCACGTTCGCCACGCACCGATCGACGAGGAACGATTTATCCGCGCGTTCGCGCGCGAGATCGAAACCACAGCGGCGCGTGCGCCTGATCGGACCGTCACGTCGATCTTCCTCGGCGGCGGCACGCCGTCGCTGATGCAGCCGCAAACCGTCGGCGCCATCCTGGATTCGATCGGCAAGCATTGGCGCGTCGCCGGCAATGTCGAGGTCACGTTGGAGGCCAATCCAACCAGCGTCGAAGCAACCAGGTTTCGCGGCTATCGCACCGCCGGCGTGAACCGTGTGTCACTCGGCGTGCAGGCGCTCGACGACGCCTCGCTGAAAGCGCTGGGACGCTTGCACACCGCGCGCGAAGCGCTGGACGCGGTCGCGATCGCGCGCTCGGCGTTCGACCGCTACTCGTTCGACCTGATCTACGCCCGCCCCGACCAGACGCCGCAGATGTGGGCCGACGAATTGAAGCTCGCGATTTCGGAAGCCGCCGAACATCTGTCGCTCTACCAGCTCACGATCGAGGAAGGCACGCCCTTCTTCGGCCTGCACGCGGCGGGCAAACTGAAAACCCCGGACGAGGCGGTGGCCCGCGCGCTCTACGATGTGACGCAGGACGTCTGCGCGCATCACGGCCTGCCGGCCTACGAGATTTCCAACCACGCCCGACCGGGCGCCGAATGCCAGCACAATCTGGTCTACTGGCGCGGCGACGAATATGCCGGCATCGGCCCGGGCGCGCATGGCCGCCTCGACATCGATGGCGTCAGGCATGCGCTCGCAACCGAGAAACGTCCCGAGGCGTGGCTGATGCGCGTCGAGGCCAATGGCCACGGCGTCGTGACCGACGACGACCTCAACAGCGAAGAGCGCGCCGACGAATTTCTGCTGATGGGATTGCGGCTTGCCGAAGGCATCGATCCCGATCGATATGCGGCGCTGTCCGGCCGCACGCTCGACCCGGGCCGGATCGCCGTGCTGCGCGAAGAAGGCGCCATCGTCGTCGACGCCGACGGCAGGCTGCGCGTAACGAAGGATGGTTTTCCGGTGCTCGATGCGGTGGTCGCCGATCTAGCGGCATAG
- a CDS encoding penicillin-binding protein activator, which yields MVGPLNGKPGPQGPGRSGPTRRAAVGLIIGAPLLGACSGGQVSNPFGPSAPEGPAGPQQQPLAVGDGKVKVGLILPLSAAGNAGVAAQSMKNAAEMALAEFQNPNIQLLIKDDGGSPQGAQQVTQQALGEGAEIILGPLFAASVPATAQLTRARSIPVIAFSTDSSVAGRGVYLLSFLPESDVNRIVDYSASIGKKSFAALLPDNAYGNVVEAAFKQAAGRKGRIVAFEKYASDRAAAARTVAQSLGSADALFIADDGESVVATADALTAAGANLRNIQLLGTGLWDHPRVYASAVLQGGLYAAPDATGFIAFSGRYRTRFGTDPVRTATLAYDAVALVAALSKQGPQRFAPETLTNPSGFAGIDGLFRFRSDGTNERGLAVMRVASGGATPVAGSPKSFGA from the coding sequence ATGGTAGGCCCGCTCAATGGCAAGCCTGGACCGCAAGGTCCCGGGCGATCGGGACCGACCCGCCGTGCGGCGGTCGGTCTTATTATCGGCGCCCCGCTGCTCGGCGCCTGCTCCGGCGGCCAGGTTTCCAACCCGTTCGGCCCTTCCGCGCCCGAGGGACCGGCCGGTCCGCAGCAGCAGCCGCTCGCGGTCGGCGACGGCAAGGTCAAGGTCGGCCTGATCCTGCCGCTGTCGGCCGCCGGCAATGCCGGCGTCGCCGCGCAATCGATGAAGAACGCCGCCGAGATGGCGCTGGCGGAATTCCAGAATCCGAACATCCAGCTTCTGATCAAGGATGACGGCGGCAGCCCGCAAGGCGCCCAGCAGGTCACCCAGCAGGCGCTCGGCGAGGGCGCGGAAATCATTCTGGGTCCGCTGTTCGCGGCCTCGGTGCCGGCGACCGCGCAACTGACGCGCGCCCGCAGTATTCCGGTGATCGCGTTCTCGACCGATTCCAGCGTCGCGGGCCGTGGCGTCTATCTGTTGAGTTTCCTGCCCGAGTCCGACGTCAACCGGATCGTCGATTACTCCGCCAGCATCGGCAAGAAATCATTCGCCGCGCTGCTGCCGGACAACGCCTATGGCAACGTGGTGGAGGCCGCGTTCAAGCAGGCGGCCGGCCGCAAGGGGCGCATCGTCGCCTTCGAGAAATACGCCTCCGATCGCGCCGCGGCAGCGCGGACGGTGGCGCAGTCGCTGGGTTCTGCGGATGCGCTGTTCATCGCCGACGACGGCGAATCGGTGGTGGCGACGGCGGATGCGTTGACCGCGGCGGGCGCGAATTTGCGCAACATCCAGCTGCTCGGCACCGGCCTATGGGACCATCCGCGCGTCTATGCAAGCGCCGTGCTGCAGGGCGGGCTCTATGCCGCGCCGGACGCAACGGGCTTCATCGCCTTCTCCGGCCGTTACCGCACCAGGTTCGGCACCGACCCGGTGCGCACTGCCACCCTGGCCTATGATGCGGTGGCATTGGTCGCCGCGCTGTCGAAGCAGGGCCCGCAACGCTTTGCGCCGGAGACGCTGACCAACCCGTCAGGCTTTGCCGGCATCGACGGCCTGTTTCGCTTCCGCTCCGACGGCACCAATGAGCGCGGACTGGCCGTGATGCGGGTTGCCAGCGGCGGCGCCACGCCGGTGGCGGGATCGCCGAAGAGTTTTGGGGCGTAA
- the rsmI gene encoding 16S rRNA (cytidine(1402)-2'-O)-methyltransferase — MRAKPSSNYGSDTEPGSANRTFLIGGHVLNAPKPVPGLYLVATPIGHLGDITLRALETLAGVDIIACEDTRITRRLTERYAISAELKPYHEHNAAMARPKILEKLAQGASIALVSDAGTPLISDPGFKLVREVCAAGHAVIAVPGASSVLAALSVAALPTDRFFFEGFLPPRQVARRTRLAELARIDATLVMFESGNRVQETLADLAETMAGRDAAICRELTKLHEEITRAPISELANAAGTLETRGEFVLVVGPPRADANVMTQHDLDDLLRASLSRDSVKDSVAHAVELSGRPRREVYARALELAKETRGGDGED, encoded by the coding sequence ATGCGCGCAAAACCCAGTTCCAACTACGGGTCTGATACCGAACCGGGTTCGGCCAACAGGACTTTTTTGATCGGCGGCCACGTCCTGAATGCCCCGAAGCCGGTTCCCGGGCTCTATCTGGTGGCAACCCCGATCGGTCATCTCGGCGACATCACCCTTCGCGCGCTGGAGACGCTGGCCGGCGTCGACATCATCGCCTGCGAGGACACCCGCATCACCCGCCGCCTGACCGAGCGCTATGCGATCTCGGCCGAACTGAAGCCCTATCACGAGCACAACGCGGCGATGGCGCGGCCCAAAATCCTGGAGAAGCTGGCCCAGGGTGCCTCGATCGCGCTGGTATCGGATGCCGGCACGCCCCTGATATCGGATCCCGGCTTCAAGCTGGTGCGTGAGGTCTGTGCCGCCGGCCACGCCGTGATCGCGGTGCCCGGCGCGTCCTCGGTGCTGGCCGCGCTCTCGGTCGCGGCACTGCCGACCGACCGGTTTTTCTTCGAGGGATTTTTGCCGCCCAGGCAAGTCGCGCGGCGGACGCGGCTGGCGGAGCTCGCCCGGATCGATGCGACGCTCGTGATGTTCGAATCCGGCAACCGCGTGCAGGAAACACTGGCCGATCTCGCCGAGACCATGGCCGGCCGCGACGCCGCGATCTGCCGCGAACTGACGAAGCTGCACGAAGAGATCACGCGCGCGCCGATATCCGAGCTGGCGAACGCCGCCGGCACGCTGGAAACCCGCGGCGAGTTCGTGCTCGTGGTCGGCCCGCCGCGCGCGGATGCCAATGTCATGACGCAGCACGACCTCGACGACCTGCTGCGCGCATCGCTATCACGCGACAGCGTCAAGGACAGCGTGGCGCATGCGGTCGAGCTTTCGGGCCGGCCGCGCCGCGAGGTCTATGCCCGGGCGCTGGAGCTTGCGAAAGAAACCAGAGGCGGCGATGGCGAAGACTGA
- a CDS encoding YraN family protein yields the protein MAKTDGATPPETPARMAAPERVAAFRTGLSAESKAAAYLMAKGYRILAKRFRTRYGEIDLVARKRNLVAFIEVKARPSLDEAAYAVTPRQQRRIIDAAQAWLMAHPEHAEFELRFDAILIAPRRLPRHVLAAFDAST from the coding sequence ATGGCGAAGACTGACGGCGCCACGCCGCCCGAAACGCCCGCCAGGATGGCCGCGCCGGAGCGGGTCGCGGCCTTCCGTACCGGACTTTCGGCCGAAAGCAAGGCTGCCGCCTATCTGATGGCGAAGGGCTACCGCATTCTCGCCAAGCGCTTTCGCACCCGCTATGGCGAAATCGACCTGGTGGCGCGGAAGCGCAACCTGGTCGCCTTTATCGAGGTTAAGGCGCGCCCCAGCCTCGATGAGGCCGCCTATGCCGTGACGCCGCGCCAGCAGCGGCGCATCATCGACGCCGCGCAAGCGTGGCTGATGGCGCATCCCGAGCATGCCGAATTTGAGCTGCGATTCGACGCGATCCTGATTGCGCCGCGACGCCTGCCACGCCATGTGTTAGCGGCCTTCGACGCCAGCACTTGA
- the gshB gene encoding glutathione synthase produces MKLNVAVQMDPIARINIRGDSTFALLLEAQKRGHSLSYYTPDKLSLRGEELVAPVQHLTVRDEVGDHFTLGEAKREPLQAFDVILLRQDPPFDLAYITSTHFLERIHPKTLVVNNPASVRNAPEKLFVMNFPQLMPPTLISRDLDEINSFRDEHGAVVMKPLHGHGGAAVFRVMPQDMNFGSLFDMFSVTFREPWVIQRFLPEVKHGDKRIILVDGEFAGAVNRVPAPDDLRSNMVRGGAAQATDLSPREREICATLGPALRERGLLFVGIDVIDGHLTEINVTSPTGIRAIQRLNGPDVAGKVWDTIEAKRSGK; encoded by the coding sequence ATGAAACTCAATGTCGCCGTCCAGATGGACCCCATCGCGCGCATCAACATCCGCGGCGATTCCACCTTCGCGCTGCTGCTCGAAGCGCAGAAGCGCGGCCACAGCCTGTCTTATTACACCCCGGACAAGCTGTCGTTGCGCGGCGAGGAACTGGTAGCCCCCGTGCAGCATCTCACCGTGCGCGACGAGGTCGGCGATCATTTCACGCTCGGCGAAGCGAAGCGCGAGCCGCTGCAGGCGTTTGACGTCATCCTGCTGCGGCAGGATCCACCCTTCGATCTCGCCTACATCACCTCGACGCATTTTCTCGAACGCATCCATCCCAAGACGCTGGTCGTGAACAACCCGGCTTCGGTGCGCAACGCGCCGGAAAAACTGTTCGTGATGAACTTTCCGCAGTTGATGCCGCCGACGCTGATCTCGCGCGATCTCGACGAGATCAATTCCTTCCGCGACGAACACGGTGCCGTCGTCATGAAGCCGCTGCATGGCCATGGCGGCGCGGCGGTGTTCCGCGTGATGCCGCAGGACATGAATTTCGGCTCGCTGTTCGACATGTTCTCGGTGACGTTCCGCGAACCCTGGGTGATCCAGCGCTTCCTTCCCGAGGTCAAGCACGGCGACAAGCGCATCATCCTGGTCGACGGCGAGTTCGCAGGCGCGGTCAACCGGGTGCCTGCGCCCGACGACCTCCGCTCCAACATGGTGCGCGGCGGCGCCGCCCAGGCCACCGACCTCTCCCCACGCGAGCGGGAAATATGCGCCACGCTCGGCCCCGCGCTGCGCGAGCGCGGCCTGCTGTTCGTCGGCATCGACGTGATCGACGGCCATCTCACCGAGATCAACGTGACCTCGCCGACCGGCATCCGCGCGATCCAGCGTCTGAACGGCCCCGACGTTGCCGGGAAGGTCTGGGATACCATCGAGGCCAAGCGCTCCGGGAAATAG
- a CDS encoding MBL fold metallo-hydrolase, translated as MTTNLSRRSLLALGAGLGAGIGASTMLGGSALAKAPKLGTQTPYWHRFVLGDAEVTVVSDGTLPLGPPKGTFVGVPDEEVRKMLSDNFLSPDNVVLEQNSPIVNNGDKLILFDTGMGTSKAFGPTTGRQQKSMAEAGIKPGDIDAVVCSHAHIDHIGGLVGADDKPLFPNAQVYITQSDFEFWTDEGKLGSPLKDFVIHARKNLLPVRDRIVFIKDGQEFLPGVQAIAAPGHTVGHTIFMVSSAGKSFAFLGDLTHHPVLLLEKPRMQFSYDSDPKQAADTRVRLLDTIAANKTPVMSYHFAWPGYGHIAKTSEGFHYYPQAMKMEL; from the coding sequence ATGACGACGAATCTTTCGCGACGGTCATTGCTTGCGCTCGGCGCGGGGCTAGGTGCGGGTATCGGCGCTTCGACGATGCTCGGCGGCAGCGCGCTGGCAAAGGCGCCGAAACTCGGCACGCAGACGCCTTATTGGCACCGCTTCGTCCTCGGCGACGCCGAAGTGACCGTGGTCTCCGACGGCACGTTGCCGCTCGGGCCTCCCAAGGGCACCTTCGTCGGCGTGCCCGATGAAGAAGTGCGGAAGATGCTCTCCGACAACTTCCTCAGTCCCGACAATGTTGTGCTCGAACAAAACTCGCCGATCGTGAACAATGGCGACAAGCTGATCCTGTTCGACACCGGCATGGGCACGTCGAAAGCCTTCGGGCCGACCACGGGCCGCCAGCAGAAGAGCATGGCGGAAGCCGGGATCAAGCCCGGCGATATCGACGCCGTGGTGTGCTCGCACGCCCATATCGATCACATCGGCGGCCTCGTCGGCGCCGACGACAAGCCGTTGTTTCCCAACGCGCAGGTCTACATCACCCAGAGCGACTTCGAGTTCTGGACCGATGAAGGCAAGCTCGGCAGTCCGTTGAAGGATTTCGTGATTCACGCTCGCAAGAACTTGCTGCCGGTGCGCGACCGCATCGTGTTCATCAAGGACGGCCAGGAATTCCTGCCCGGCGTGCAGGCGATCGCCGCGCCCGGCCATACCGTGGGCCACACCATCTTCATGGTGAGCTCCGCCGGCAAATCCTTTGCCTTCCTCGGCGACCTCACGCACCATCCCGTGCTGCTCCTGGAAAAGCCGCGGATGCAGTTCTCCTACGACAGCGATCCAAAGCAGGCAGCGGACACCCGGGTGAGGCTGCTCGACACGATCGCGGCCAACAAGACCCCGGTCATGTCCTATCACTTCGCCTGGCCGGGCTATGGCCACATCGCCAAGACCAGCGAGGGATTCCATTACTATCCCCAGGCGATGAAGATGGAGCTCTGA
- a CDS encoding YifB family Mg chelatase-like AAA ATPase: protein MVARVSTVAFEGIEARAVDVQVQVAPGLPAFSIVGLPDKAVSEARERVRSALIASGLALPARRITVNLAPADLPKEGSHYDLPIALGLMAAIGAIPPDALNGFTVLGELGLDGSIAAVAGVLPAAIGANAREEGLICPAACGTEAAWASPDIQIIAAKSLIQIANHFKGTQVLSRPQPKVHEAEATHLDLRDIKGQESAKRALEIAAAGGHHLLMIGSPGAGKSMLAARLPSILPPLSPSELLEVSMIASVAGEIRDGALTARRPFRAPHHSASMAALTGGGARARPGEISLSHQGVLFLDELPEFDPRVLDSLRQPLENGEVSVSRANHRVTYPARFMLVAAMNPCRCGRAYEPGYSCKRAPVDRCTADYQMRISGPLMDRIDLRIEVPAVTAADLILPPPSEGSAEVAARVAAARDLQLARYAAAGMPHVRTNAEAPASLLESIAQPDAQGQKLLRDAAETMKLTARGYHRVLRVARTLADLDGAEKIGRLHLAEALSYRALAEDLRRAA from the coding sequence ATGGTCGCGCGGGTTTCCACCGTCGCCTTTGAGGGGATCGAGGCACGCGCCGTCGATGTGCAGGTGCAGGTCGCGCCCGGCCTGCCCGCGTTTTCGATCGTCGGCCTGCCGGACAAGGCGGTCTCCGAGGCGCGCGAGCGGGTGCGTTCGGCGCTGATCGCCTCGGGGTTGGCGCTGCCGGCGCGGCGGATCACCGTCAACCTCGCACCGGCCGACCTGCCGAAGGAAGGCAGTCATTACGATCTGCCGATCGCGCTCGGCCTGATGGCCGCGATCGGTGCCATTCCTCCGGATGCGCTCAACGGCTTTACCGTGCTCGGCGAACTCGGCCTCGACGGCTCAATCGCAGCCGTCGCGGGCGTCCTGCCAGCGGCGATCGGCGCCAATGCGCGCGAGGAAGGCCTGATCTGTCCGGCGGCGTGCGGCACGGAAGCCGCCTGGGCCAGCCCCGATATCCAGATCATCGCGGCCAAATCGCTGATCCAGATCGCCAACCATTTTAAAGGCACCCAGGTGCTGTCGCGTCCGCAGCCGAAAGTGCACGAGGCCGAGGCGACGCATCTCGATTTGCGGGACATCAAGGGCCAGGAGAGCGCCAAACGCGCGCTCGAAATCGCCGCCGCCGGCGGACATCATCTGCTGATGATCGGCTCGCCCGGCGCCGGGAAATCGATGCTGGCGGCGCGGCTGCCCTCGATCCTGCCGCCGCTATCGCCGTCCGAACTTCTTGAAGTGTCGATGATCGCCTCCGTCGCCGGCGAAATTCGCGACGGCGCCTTGACCGCGCGGCGGCCTTTTCGGGCACCCCATCATTCCGCCAGCATGGCCGCGCTGACCGGCGGCGGCGCGCGCGCAAGACCCGGCGAGATTTCGCTCTCGCATCAAGGCGTACTGTTCCTCGACGAATTGCCCGAGTTCGATCCGCGCGTGCTGGATTCGCTGCGTCAGCCGCTGGAGAACGGCGAGGTCTCGGTGAGCCGCGCCAATCACCGCGTCACCTACCCTGCCCGTTTCATGCTGGTCGCGGCGATGAACCCTTGCCGCTGCGGTCGTGCGTATGAGCCCGGCTATTCCTGCAAGCGCGCGCCGGTCGACCGCTGTACTGCGGACTATCAGATGCGCATCTCCGGCCCGCTGATGGACCGCATCGACCTGCGTATCGAGGTACCCGCGGTGACCGCCGCCGACCTGATCCTGCCGCCGCCGTCCGAAGGCTCCGCGGAAGTCGCCGCCCGCGTCGCAGCCGCCCGCGACTTGCAACTCGCGCGCTATGCGGCGGCCGGCATGCCGCATGTCCGCACCAATGCCGAAGCGCCCGCCTCGCTGCTGGAGAGCATCGCGCAGCCGGATGCGCAGGGCCAAAAGCTGCTGCGCGACGCCGCCGAAACCATGAAGCTGACCGCGCGCGGATATCACCGCGTGCTCCGCGTCGCGCGCACGCTGGCCGACCTCGACGGCGCGGAAAAGATCGGTCGGCTGCATCTGGCGGAGGCGCTGTCCTATCGCGCGCTTGCTGAAGATCTGCGGCGTGCGGCATAG
- a CDS encoding MFS transporter — protein sequence MTVIAPEATGAQTPREYPRRAAVISWIFFDWAAQPYFTLITTFVFAPYFASFVAPDPAQGQALWGFATAAAGLAIALLSPVLGSIADASGRRKPWIAGFGALLVIGASLMWIGRPGDPSVIPPLLLAYAIASVGIEFAIVFNNAMMPTLVPPDRIGRLSGTGWATGYIGGILSLVLVLGFLAASPETGRTLFGLTPLFGLDPASHQGDRITGPLTAVWFVIFVLPMFVLTPDYPARRPIGAALREGLSGLRRTLGELPKRKSLATFLLANMIYTDGLVSLFAFGGIYAAGTFGWRTIQIGSFGILLAIAGTFGAWLGGQLDDRLGPKRVIAGSLLILLLAVGAILLVDKDSILFVKVAPPVPGGGLFSGAAERAYLVLGCLIGAAGGPLQAASRTLLIRLAPKDRIAQYFGLFALTGKVTSFIGPLLIGAITAATGSQKAGMVVLVVFFLAGLTLLTRVRDNS from the coding sequence ATGACGGTGATCGCTCCCGAGGCAACCGGCGCCCAAACGCCGCGGGAATATCCGCGCCGCGCTGCCGTCATCAGCTGGATCTTCTTCGACTGGGCCGCGCAGCCCTATTTTACGCTGATCACCACTTTCGTCTTCGCGCCCTATTTCGCGAGCTTCGTCGCGCCGGATCCGGCCCAGGGGCAGGCGCTGTGGGGGTTCGCCACCGCGGCGGCGGGTCTTGCGATCGCGCTGCTTTCGCCCGTGCTGGGTTCGATTGCGGATGCCAGCGGCCGGCGAAAGCCGTGGATCGCGGGCTTTGGCGCGCTGCTGGTGATCGGCGCCTCGCTGATGTGGATCGGAAGGCCCGGCGATCCCAGCGTGATCCCGCCGCTGCTGTTGGCTTATGCGATCGCGAGCGTCGGTATCGAATTCGCTATCGTCTTCAACAATGCGATGATGCCGACACTGGTGCCGCCGGATCGCATTGGCCGGCTGTCCGGCACCGGCTGGGCCACCGGCTATATCGGCGGCATTCTCAGCCTCGTGCTGGTGCTCGGCTTCCTGGCCGCGAGTCCCGAAACCGGGCGCACGCTGTTCGGCCTGACGCCGCTGTTCGGTCTCGACCCGGCCTCTCACCAGGGCGATCGCATCACTGGTCCGCTAACGGCGGTCTGGTTCGTCATTTTCGTGCTGCCGATGTTCGTCCTGACGCCCGATTATCCGGCGCGACGCCCGATCGGCGCGGCGTTGCGCGAAGGATTGAGCGGGCTCAGGCGGACGCTCGGCGAACTGCCGAAACGAAAATCGCTCGCGACGTTTCTGCTCGCCAACATGATCTACACCGACGGCCTGGTGTCGCTGTTCGCGTTCGGCGGCATCTACGCCGCCGGCACCTTCGGCTGGCGGACGATTCAGATCGGAAGTTTTGGCATTCTGCTGGCGATTGCCGGCACCTTTGGGGCGTGGCTCGGCGGCCAACTCGACGACAGGCTCGGCCCCAAGCGCGTCATCGCCGGCAGCTTGCTGATCCTGCTGCTCGCGGTCGGGGCGATCCTGCTGGTCGACAAGGATTCGATCCTGTTTGTTAAGGTGGCGCCGCCGGTGCCCGGTGGCGGATTGTTTTCCGGCGCGGCCGAGCGCGCCTATCTCGTGCTCGGATGCCTGATCGGCGCGGCCGGAGGACCACTACAGGCAGCGTCGCGCACGCTGCTGATCCGTCTCGCGCCGAAAGATCGCATCGCGCAATATTTCGGCCTGTTCGCGCTGACCGGAAAGGTGACGTCGTTCATTGGCCCGCTGTTGATAGGTGCGATCACCGCCGCGACCGGAAGCCAGAAGGCCGGCATGGTGGTGCTGGTGGTGTTTTTCCTGGCAGGTCTGACGCTGCTGACGCGCGTGAGGGACAATTCCTAG